The DNA region ATCATTGAAGCGAGTGCGGAGTGCAGCCGTGCCAAAAAAATGGCGGAGTATTCGCTCTTTGGTGATGCCGAAGAGATGATGACGGTACAAGTGAGCATTGAAAATATCCCTGAATTTGATAACAAACGCATGCTTGAACTGGAAAAAGAGACGATTGGTTTTTACATCTCAGGGCATCCTTTGGACGCATTTAGAGCGGAAATTGATGAAATGAATTACACGCTTTCCAGCGAGCGCGATCAGGTTGAAGATGGAAGTAAAGCCCTTTTTATTGGAAAAGTGGAAGGCATTACGGAAAAAATTAGCAAAAAAGGCAACAAGTTTGGCATCATCTCGCTCATGGATTTTCATGGTTCAATGGAATTAACCGTTTTTGAAAAACAGCTGGAATTACTCTCCCGAATGGATTTGGAAAAACCACTCTGCTTTAAAGTTGACGTGAGCAACGATGGGCAGAATACCAAAATGCGTGTCATGAAAATCATGGAGCTTGGTGAAGCGAAAAAAGAGAAGATTGAAACCAAAGTCATTGAAGTGCCCCAAGAGCCCAAAGTGCTTCTGCTTGATCTGAGTGATGATACGAGTAAGCTGGAATTTTTATACCAAATTGTGCGCCAAAATGGAGGGCGTAGACCGCTTCATCTCGTTATCACCTCAAAATTGCAAGATGTCGTGATCGAGACAGGCTTTTGTGTCGATGATAGTATTGATGAACAGATCGCAGCACTTGAGTATGTTAAGGTCGTCTAACCTTTACATGTAAAGAGGCTTTTAATAGCCTCTTTAGCGCGGAATTCGAATTTCAAAGCCTTTTGGATCGTCTAGAAGATTGATTCTTCCATTGTGCGCTTGAATAATCTGCAACGAAAGCGCAAGCCCAAGTCCATTGCCTTTGGTTTTGGTTGTTTTAAACGGTTCAAAGAGGATATTTTTATTTTCGATGGCCTTGCCATCATCCTTTACATGTAAAAGCACAAACTCACAATCTTGCACGTAAGAAATGCTCACATTCCCGCTCTCATTTTCACACTCTTCAATCGCGTCAATCGCATTAAAAATAAAATTCTGAAGTACCAAATTGAGCAGCTCAAAATCGGCTTTAATCTCAACGTGAGGCAGATCAAAATGAAACGAAACCTCCTTGGTGTAGGAGTAGTGTGATATGGCTTGTTCACACTCTTTGATAAGGCGGTCAAGGTAGAAGTAACTTGGGTTGATTTGAACATTTTTGGTAAAAAGAAGGGTTGCTTTAATGATGCGTTCCACTCGCCAAATGGCCTTTTTAATTTCAGTGACGAGAGGTTTGACACTAGGATCTACTTTTTTGAGTAATGTAGAGGCAAGCAAAGAGACGGAGCCTATGGGGTTGCGAATTTCATGAGAAAGATGTGCCGCAACTTGTCCCATGGAAACAAGGCGTTCTTGGCGTTTACCTTCCGTAATATCTGTAGCGGTAATGATTTTTTTATCGCTTTTTGTGACGCTTTTAACCAGATAAGAGCGTCCTTCAAAATCAACTTCGCTCTCTTCTTCAATACGCAATCCTTCCAAAATAGCTTCCATTTTTTTAGCTTCGCTATTTTGCAAAAAAATGGCACCATCTTCATCAAAAACCCACAAAGCATTCGGTTGTACTTCAATGATCTGACGAATAAAATCTTGAAGGGAGGTGTAGGAAACGCCCAGCTTTTTATACTCATCTTCAATGACATACGTTTGGTTAATCAGGTCTGCTAACCCTTGTTTAAAGAGCTCTTTTTCTTTAGCACTGAGGCTGTTGAGTAAATTTTCATCAATCATTTATGATTCCCATCATCGCATAAGAAGTTTATTAAGGGTATAATACCCGAAAATTTTTGGATAAAGTCGTGCAAGCAATACGCAAAAATATTATTAAAGATAAAAATCTTCTCTATTTTGACTACACAGCATCTGGTCAGGCCTATAAGCCGATTGAAAAACAGATACAAGCCATCTTGAAAACCTATGCCAATACCCACTCAGAAGTTGCTTCGAGTGCCATTCAAACAAGCAAATATTATGCCAAGGCACGGAGTGATCTTAAGACCGCTTTGGAAATTGATGAGAGTTTTTATGTGTTTCCCTGTGGAAGTGGAGCTACGGGTGCAATTAAAAAATTTCAAGAGCTCATTGGCATTTATATTCCTCCTCGCACACTTAAACGTTTTACATGTAAACCTGAAAAACTACCCCTTGTCTTTGTGGGACCATATGAACACCACTCCAATGAACTGAGCTTTCGTGAAGGGTTATGTGACGTGATACGCGTACCTCTCGATCAAGATGAAAAAATTGATATGGACTTTTTGAAACGTAATCTTGAAGCCAATAAAGAGCGTGAAATTATCGCCTCTTTTTCAGTTGCTTCCAATGTCACAGGCATTGTGAGTGATTATAAAAGCATCTATCAACTGATCAAACAGTATAACGGTATTTTGTGCCTTGATGCCGCCGCCGCATCTCCTTACATCAACGTTGACTGCCATTACTATGATGCTTTATTCCTCTCTCCTCACAAACTTTTGGGAGGCGTGGGTGCTTGCGGTATTTTGGTGATGAAGAAAGAACTTTGTACGGAAACAACACCGACATTTGCTGGCGGTGGTACGGTGGGTTATGTTTCTCGTACATCTCACACGTATTTAAGTGATATTGAATTGATTGAGGATGCTGGAACGCCTGCTATTTTACAGTTTATACGTGCTTCTTTAGCGTATAACCTTCGAAATGAAATCGGCTTAGAAAAGATTCATGAAAAGGAAGAAGAGCTCAAGTTTTATTTTGGTTCTAGGCTTCGAGTAATTGAAGGGGTTAAGCTTTATTGTAAATATTCACAAGATAAACTTCCCATCTTTTCATTGAACTTTGAAGGCATCAATCCGTACGATATTTCGCAGTATCTCTCCGATGAATTTGGTATTCAAACCAGAGCAGGATGTAGTTGTGCAGGACCTTATGGGCACGATCTTTTGCATCTCGTGGATGGGCAAAGTTTTGATGAAAAACCGGGTTGGTTACGTATCTCTATCCATTATACCCATACTAAAAAAGAGATAGATCAATTGCTTTATGCGATTGAAAAGGCTGTCAAAGCATTACGTAAAAAAGATACTTTTTCAAAGGTTTAGGTTAGGATTGTTTCCAGTAAAGGGGCGATGAGCACATTGAAAATACCTGTTAAGACCATAACCAATGCTGCGATAGTTCCAACTTCATTGTCTAACTCATACGCTTTATTAGAACCCACAACGTGCGCCGCTAAACCAAATGAGGCACCACGCGACATCTTCGATTTTAGGGGCAACCAATAGAGTAATAATTGCCCAAACGATGCACCAAAAATTCCCGTAAGTATGACAAAAATAGCCGTTAATTCTGGCGTACCACCAATCTCGCCTGAAATCACCATAGCAAAAGGTGTGCTAATGGAGCGAGGTAAAAGGCTTAATCGAAGCGTACTATCAATACCCACAGCCGAAGCTAAAAACCACGCAGACGCAATGGAAAGAATCGAACCAAAAACAACGCCAATACTCAGTGTTCGCCAGTATAAAATCATAATGTGTTTACGCCTATAGATAGGAACAGCAAACGCAACGGTGGCAGGTCCCAGCAATGCAATTAGCCAGTGTGTGCCACTGATATAGACATTGTAATTGGTATGTGACACAATCGTTATGATGATTAGGAGTATTGGAGTAATAATAATAGGAGCCGTCCACCAACGTTTATAACGGCGGTGAAAATATTTAGAGAGCCAATAGAGTCCTATAGTGACAATAGACCATAAAAGTGTCACTTCTGCTGCCATGACAAGAGAACGGTAGGTAAAAAATGTATCAAAATTCATTGTAGATTCTCATCTTTGGTATGTTTTTCTAGTTTATAAAAACTAAAATCGACGATAAAAGCGGTGCCAATAATCACGATGATGGTTCCTATAATAATAATGGCTAAGATTTTTAACCCTGTCCAACCAAAAAATTCTTGGTGGTTTAGGACCGCCGGCACTGCCGGTATAAAAAAAAGAAGCATTTCAGCTAAAAACCACTCTGCACCAAGAGCTAAAGAGCGAATGCTCAGAATATTAAATTGTAGAAGCAACAGTACGAAGAGTAATCCTATAACGCCACCGGGAATGGGTATGTGGAAAAGAAGAGAGATCTCTTCGGCAAAAAACCAAAGAGCACAGATAAGGACTATTTGGAGGATACGACTTTTGTGAAATTTACGTTTAAAAAGAATTAAAAGTTTTTTAAAAGTATGTGGTAGCATGATAAACTTTTCTAATAGGGATGTTCATATGAATTTAGATAATGAGAAAGTTTTTGGAATTTAGTATCAACTCGCATGAAAGGGTAATACTGAATTCAAAGGAGACTTCATCAATAACCATAAATTTAATTGAGTGGAATTATACACAAAAATAAAAATAAAATACGTTAAACACGTATAAGAGCTTTACATGTAACCCTAAAATGAGATTTCCATCACTCTAAATCTTATAGACATCTTTTTCTTTTTTTCTCCTTTTATAGCTTTTAGTAAAAATTAATATTGTAAGCACTAGAATAAGCTCTTGCACTTTTTTTAGGCAAGAGAAAAAAAGTGTTTCCCCGTTTACAAAGGATGACAATATATGACGTTAAAAGAACGTATTAAAAATGAGATGATGGTTATAAAGGCACTCGGTGTTGTTTACGGCGATATTGGGACAAGTCCTATCTATACCTTGGCAGTTATTTTTCTTATTGTTCCGCCAACAGTCGTTAGTATATATGGTATTTTGTCATTTGTCTTTTGGGCATTAACTATTCTTGTTACCATTCAATATGCATGGTTAGCTACGAGCTTAAGTGCAAAAGGAGAAGGTGGTACTGTTGTTCTCATTCAAATGTTAACACCGCATCTTAAAAGTGCAAAGATGGTCTCTATAGTATCCGTCTTAGGATTTTTAGGGCTTTCCTTGATGATTGGCGATGGTGTTATTACTCCTGCTATTAGTATTCTGAGTGCGGTAGAAGGTATTCTCCTTATTCCACAATACGAAGAGCTTCCTCAAATTGTACTTTTAATCTTAGCGACACTGATTGCATTTGCCCTTTTTGTTGTTCAAAAGAGAGGTGTTGAAAAAGTCGCTTCTACCTTTGGTCCCATAATGGTCATTTGGTTTTTATGTTTAGGTGGCGTTGGATTTTGGTATGTGAGTCAAGATTTTTCTATTTTAAATGCAATTAATCCGATGTATGCGATTAATTTTGCACTGGCAAATCCTGTTATTACCTTTATTATTCTTGCAGATATTATTCTTGCAACCACTGGTGGCGAGGCGTTGTATGCTGATATGGGCCATTTAGGGCGATTGCCTATTCTTAAGGGGTGGGTTTTTGCTTTTATCGCATTAATTTTAAGCTATTATGGACAAGGAGCATTTTTGCTAACGCATCCTGAGTCTGTTGGAAGCCCGTTATTTGAAATGATGCGAGAGTTTGCACCTTTTTTATATGTCCCTTTTCTTATCCTAACAATTATAGCAACCATTATCGCTTCGCAAGCAATGATCAGTGGAATTTTTTCCGTGCTTTATCAAGCTATGACAACACGTATTTTCCCCCATTTTCGTGTTGAATACACATCACATGAGTTACGTTCGCAAATTTATGTAGGATCTATTAACTGGTTTTTATTTGTCTGTGTCATTATTATGCTTTTTGTCTTTAAAGAGTCTGCAAAGCTTGCCGCTGCATATGGTTTAGCTGTTGCGGGAGCGATGAGCATTACCGGTGTTTTAATGACAATGATTTTTGCCTACCGCAGAGAGTGGATCAAAATGAGTTTTGCCACTTTTTCAGGGATGGTTAGTTTTGTTTTCTTCTTATCGTGTCTTCTAAAAATTCCTCATGGTGGTTTCTGGTCTCTCTTAATTGCAGCAGTTCCACTAGGCTTTATTATTCTTTATACGCAAGGACAAGAACGCCTTTACTCTTCATTTCACTCGGTAGATAAGGAAAATTTCTTACAAGCATACAATGCACATTATGCACAAGAGTCTCATATTGAAGGTACTGCTCTTTTCTTTGCACGTAAGGCCGAAAATATCCCTGCTTATATCCCTAAAACAATGTTCCAAAACGGCATTATTTATGAGAGAAATGTGATTGTGAAGGTTAAACCGACGAATGAGCCTTTGGGCATTACGAATGAGTTTAAATCCTTGGCAGAGGGACTTGATCTTCTTGTGATTCATGTTGGGTACATGGAGGTTTTCAATATGGAAGAGAGCCTTAAAAAACAGGATATTCATGAACGAACCATTTTTTACGGCGATGAAGAAATTGTCTCAAAACATTTTTCATGGAAACTTTATGCACTGATTAAAGATATGTCTCCAAGTTTCGTAAGCTTTTACAATTTCCCTCAAGAAAAACTCATCGGTGTTTCACGTCGTATTGAAATCTAGCTGACATGTAGGTAGTGTATATTGATAAGGCGTTGGAAGGGAATTGCTTTCTTCTAACGTTATGCTCTTAGCAGCGTTGGAATTTCCTCTGATCATCTATGCGGTTAGTGATGTGTACGAAAGTCAATTTGAAGAATGCTAGTGAAAGTTGATAGTTGTTATGAAAACACCGA from Sulfurospirillum diekertiae includes:
- a CDS encoding sensor histidine kinase; this translates as MIDENLLNSLSAKEKELFKQGLADLINQTYVIEDEYKKLGVSYTSLQDFIRQIIEVQPNALWVFDEDGAIFLQNSEAKKMEAILEGLRIEEESEVDFEGRSYLVKSVTKSDKKIITATDITEGKRQERLVSMGQVAAHLSHEIRNPIGSVSLLASTLLKKVDPSVKPLVTEIKKAIWRVERIIKATLLFTKNVQINPSYFYLDRLIKECEQAISHYSYTKEVSFHFDLPHVEIKADFELLNLVLQNFIFNAIDAIEECENESGNVSISYVQDCEFVLLHVKDDGKAIENKNILFEPFKTTKTKGNGLGLALSLQIIQAHNGRINLLDDPKGFEIRIPR
- a CDS encoding aminotransferase class V-fold PLP-dependent enzyme, encoding MQAIRKNIIKDKNLLYFDYTASGQAYKPIEKQIQAILKTYANTHSEVASSAIQTSKYYAKARSDLKTALEIDESFYVFPCGSGATGAIKKFQELIGIYIPPRTLKRFTCKPEKLPLVFVGPYEHHSNELSFREGLCDVIRVPLDQDEKIDMDFLKRNLEANKEREIIASFSVASNVTGIVSDYKSIYQLIKQYNGILCLDAAAASPYINVDCHYYDALFLSPHKLLGGVGACGILVMKKELCTETTPTFAGGGTVGYVSRTSHTYLSDIELIEDAGTPAILQFIRASLAYNLRNEIGLEKIHEKEEELKFYFGSRLRVIEGVKLYCKYSQDKLPIFSLNFEGINPYDISQYLSDEFGIQTRAGCSCAGPYGHDLLHLVDGQSFDEKPGWLRISIHYTHTKKEIDQLLYAIEKAVKALRKKDTFSKV
- a CDS encoding LrgB family protein translates to MNFDTFFTYRSLVMAAEVTLLWSIVTIGLYWLSKYFHRRYKRWWTAPIIITPILLIIITIVSHTNYNVYISGTHWLIALLGPATVAFAVPIYRRKHIMILYWRTLSIGVVFGSILSIASAWFLASAVGIDSTLRLSLLPRSISTPFAMVISGEIGGTPELTAIFVILTGIFGASFGQLLLYWLPLKSKMSRGASFGLAAHVVGSNKAYELDNEVGTIAALVMVLTGIFNVLIAPLLETILT
- a CDS encoding CidA/LrgA family protein, which produces MLPHTFKKLLILFKRKFHKSRILQIVLICALWFFAEEISLLFHIPIPGGVIGLLFVLLLLQFNILSIRSLALGAEWFLAEMLLFFIPAVPAVLNHQEFFGWTGLKILAIIIIGTIIVIIGTAFIVDFSFYKLEKHTKDENLQ
- a CDS encoding KUP/HAK/KT family potassium transporter; this encodes MTLKERIKNEMMVIKALGVVYGDIGTSPIYTLAVIFLIVPPTVVSIYGILSFVFWALTILVTIQYAWLATSLSAKGEGGTVVLIQMLTPHLKSAKMVSIVSVLGFLGLSLMIGDGVITPAISILSAVEGILLIPQYEELPQIVLLILATLIAFALFVVQKRGVEKVASTFGPIMVIWFLCLGGVGFWYVSQDFSILNAINPMYAINFALANPVITFIILADIILATTGGEALYADMGHLGRLPILKGWVFAFIALILSYYGQGAFLLTHPESVGSPLFEMMREFAPFLYVPFLILTIIATIIASQAMISGIFSVLYQAMTTRIFPHFRVEYTSHELRSQIYVGSINWFLFVCVIIMLFVFKESAKLAAAYGLAVAGAMSITGVLMTMIFAYRREWIKMSFATFSGMVSFVFFLSCLLKIPHGGFWSLLIAAVPLGFIILYTQGQERLYSSFHSVDKENFLQAYNAHYAQESHIEGTALFFARKAENIPAYIPKTMFQNGIIYERNVIVKVKPTNEPLGITNEFKSLAEGLDLLVIHVGYMEVFNMEESLKKQDIHERTIFYGDEEIVSKHFSWKLYALIKDMSPSFVSFYNFPQEKLIGVSRRIEI